One window of the Oceanicaulis sp. genome contains the following:
- a CDS encoding L-aspartate oxidase, whose amino-acid sequence MNSDPLLIAGAGIAGLWTALHAAPRPVILLTGGPLGEGSSTVWAQGGVAAALADDDTPTLHAADTIAAGAGLVDEAAARLLAEQGPREIEDLFALGAPFEKDGQAWALSREAAHSRARVARVKGDQAGAGILAALIEAVRKAGHIDLREGWRAEALLPGKDGGCAGVLAHGADGALHRIEASDTVLATGSLGGLYAVTTTPWTSQGQALAMAAALGAVIRDPEFVQFHPTAIDIGRDPAPLATEALRGEGAILIDRSGKRFMKAVHADAELAPRDVVARAVHRQAKSGKGAFLDATKAVGDAFPERFPAVFAAAMSAGIDPRTAPIPVAPAAHYHMGGIETDLHGRTGVPGLWAVGECACTGVHGANRLASNSLLDGLVFGRRAAGALREAGRAVTACKADAPPALPGPALQRLRQVMAAEAGVERDAAGLSRLISVIDQLEARYGTAPALIAARFVAAGALLREESRGGHFRNDFPQVSDDAVSTRLTLAAARAASGPGYAAAGMAE is encoded by the coding sequence TTGAACTCAGACCCCCTCCTCATCGCCGGCGCCGGGATCGCAGGCCTCTGGACCGCGCTGCACGCTGCGCCGCGGCCGGTGATCCTCTTGACCGGCGGCCCGCTCGGCGAAGGGTCCTCCACGGTCTGGGCGCAGGGCGGGGTGGCGGCGGCGCTGGCTGACGACGATACGCCCACGCTGCACGCCGCCGACACGATCGCCGCCGGCGCAGGCCTGGTCGACGAGGCCGCCGCGCGCCTGCTCGCCGAACAGGGCCCGCGCGAGATCGAGGACCTGTTCGCGCTCGGCGCGCCGTTCGAGAAGGACGGCCAGGCCTGGGCGCTGTCGCGCGAAGCGGCGCACAGCCGGGCGCGCGTGGCCCGCGTGAAGGGCGATCAGGCCGGCGCAGGGATCCTCGCCGCACTCATCGAGGCGGTGCGCAAGGCCGGTCATATCGACCTCCGCGAAGGCTGGCGCGCCGAGGCGCTGCTTCCCGGTAAGGACGGCGGCTGCGCCGGCGTTCTGGCGCACGGCGCAGACGGTGCGCTGCACCGGATCGAGGCGTCGGACACCGTTCTGGCCACCGGCTCGCTCGGCGGGCTTTACGCGGTCACCACCACGCCCTGGACCAGCCAGGGTCAGGCGCTGGCCATGGCCGCGGCGCTCGGCGCAGTGATCCGCGATCCCGAATTCGTCCAGTTCCACCCCACAGCGATCGATATCGGCCGCGATCCCGCCCCGCTCGCCACCGAGGCGCTGCGCGGTGAAGGCGCGATCCTCATCGACCGGTCGGGCAAGCGCTTCATGAAGGCGGTTCACGCAGACGCCGAGCTGGCTCCACGCGACGTCGTCGCCCGCGCCGTGCATCGCCAGGCGAAATCGGGCAAGGGCGCGTTTCTGGATGCGACCAAAGCGGTCGGCGACGCCTTCCCCGAGCGCTTCCCGGCGGTGTTCGCAGCGGCCATGAGCGCCGGAATCGATCCGCGCACAGCGCCGATCCCCGTCGCGCCGGCCGCGCATTACCACATGGGCGGGATCGAGACCGATCTTCACGGCCGCACCGGCGTTCCGGGCCTCTGGGCGGTCGGCGAATGCGCCTGCACCGGCGTTCACGGCGCGAACCGGCTCGCCTCGAATTCGCTTCTGGACGGGCTGGTTTTCGGACGGCGCGCAGCGGGCGCCTTGCGCGAGGCCGGGCGCGCCGTAACCGCATGCAAGGCGGACGCGCCGCCCGCCCTGCCCGGCCCCGCGCTGCAGCGCCTGCGCCAGGTGATGGCCGCCGAGGCCGGCGTCGAACGTGACGCGGCGGGCCTGTCGCGTCTGATCTCGGTGATCGACCAGCTCGAAGCGCGCTACGGCACGGCGCCGGCGCTGATCGCCGCGCGCTTCGTCGCCGCTGGCGCGCTGCTGCGCGAGGAAAGCCGCGGCGGGCATTTCCGTAACGACTTCCCGCAGGTGAGCGATGACGCGGTCTCGACACGGCTGACGCTGGCTGCGGCGCGCGCGGCGTCGGGTCCGGGCTATGCGGCGGCGGGGATGGCGGAATGA
- the nadA gene encoding quinolinate synthase NadA encodes MDGMNFPRETDWPAAEALVYDEGVKARVDHLYERVKDVVTPMEWPQFAPLIDAINRLKQERGATILAHNYMTPEIFNCVGDITGDSLKLAQVAAEAEEEVILQAGVHFMAETAKILSPNKTVLIPDMEAGCSLASSITGADVQRIKAAYPDLPIVTYVNTSAEVKAYSDICCTSSNAVQVVEAVAAQWGVDTVIMIPDEYLAKNVAAQTSIKILTWKGSCEVHEQFTPEDLDDLRAAHPDAVILTHPECPPEVMAKADFAGSTGAMAGYVKDKAPKKAILITECSMSDNVAVENPAVQFVKPCNLCPHMKRISLKGIYEALRDMKHAVEVDPVIAEKARASLQAMLDLPKAATPPHFDTGRDAVAVPYVSV; translated from the coding sequence ATGGACGGCATGAATTTCCCGCGCGAGACCGACTGGCCCGCCGCCGAGGCGCTGGTCTATGACGAAGGCGTCAAGGCGCGCGTCGACCATCTTTATGAGCGTGTGAAGGACGTGGTCACGCCGATGGAGTGGCCGCAATTCGCCCCGCTGATCGACGCGATCAACCGCCTGAAACAAGAGCGCGGCGCGACCATCCTGGCGCACAACTACATGACGCCGGAAATCTTCAACTGCGTGGGCGACATCACCGGGGATTCCCTGAAGCTCGCCCAGGTCGCCGCCGAGGCCGAGGAAGAGGTCATCCTTCAGGCCGGCGTTCACTTCATGGCCGAGACCGCGAAGATCCTCTCGCCGAACAAGACCGTCCTGATCCCCGACATGGAGGCGGGCTGCTCGCTCGCGAGCTCCATCACCGGCGCGGACGTGCAGCGCATCAAGGCGGCCTATCCCGACCTTCCGATCGTCACCTATGTAAACACCTCCGCCGAGGTGAAGGCGTATTCGGACATCTGCTGCACCAGCTCGAACGCGGTGCAGGTCGTCGAGGCCGTCGCCGCGCAATGGGGCGTGGACACCGTCATCATGATCCCCGACGAGTATCTGGCCAAGAACGTCGCCGCCCAGACCTCGATCAAGATCCTCACCTGGAAGGGCTCGTGCGAAGTGCACGAGCAGTTCACGCCCGAAGATCTCGACGATCTGCGCGCCGCCCACCCCGACGCGGTGATCCTGACCCACCCCGAATGCCCGCCCGAAGTGATGGCGAAAGCCGATTTCGCCGGCTCGACCGGCGCGATGGCCGGGTATGTGAAGGACAAGGCGCCGAAAAAGGCGATCCTGATCACCGAGTGCTCGATGAGCGACAATGTCGCGGTCGAGAACCCGGCCGTTCAGTTCGTCAAACCGTGCAATCTCTGCCCGCACATGAAGCGCATCAGCCTGAAAGGCATCTACGAAGCGCTGCGCGACATGAAGCACGCGGTCGAGGTCGATCCGGTCATCGCCGAGAAGGCCCGCGCGAGCCTGCAGGCGATGCTCGACCTGCCCAAGGCGGCGACCCCGCCGCATTTCGATACGGGCCGGGACGCCGTCGCCGTGCCGTATGTGAGCGTTTAG
- a CDS encoding NAD regulator has protein sequence MPASSAMYSDASVTLGRVVVGLNAVIFAAGDGELHVLVTDGPEGGQPALPFGPFDPETHRTFEIGLREWVRGQTRFELGYVEQLYTFGDRGREAPVAALAGAEGARVISVGYLGLTPEAKPLKGAAAHWSAWTRHFPWEDHRAGRPALLTDTIEPALRSWADEAAAPGRRAARMERVRACFGLDGAAWNEERALDRYELLYEAGLVEEAARDRGEAEAGLKLGEAMASDHRRILATALSRLRGKIKYRPILFELTPAEFTLSHLQKLAESVSGLTLHKQNFRRALDRGGFVQGTGRMESRTGGRPAELYRHTPARTQAAGALGLTIPRVKE, from the coding sequence ATGCCCGCCTCGAGCGCGATGTATTCCGACGCTTCGGTGACGCTGGGCCGGGTCGTCGTGGGCCTGAACGCGGTGATCTTCGCCGCCGGCGACGGCGAGCTGCACGTGCTGGTCACAGACGGTCCCGAAGGCGGCCAGCCCGCCCTGCCCTTCGGTCCGTTCGATCCCGAAACCCACCGCACCTTCGAGATCGGCCTGCGCGAATGGGTGCGCGGCCAGACCAGGTTCGAGCTCGGTTATGTCGAACAGCTCTACACCTTCGGCGACCGCGGCCGGGAAGCGCCGGTCGCCGCGCTCGCCGGAGCGGAGGGCGCGCGGGTGATCTCGGTGGGCTATCTTGGCCTGACCCCTGAAGCGAAGCCGCTGAAAGGCGCAGCCGCGCACTGGTCGGCCTGGACGCGGCATTTCCCGTGGGAGGACCATCGCGCCGGCCGGCCCGCTTTGCTCACCGACACGATCGAGCCGGCCTTGCGCTCCTGGGCCGACGAAGCCGCCGCCCCCGGCCGCCGCGCGGCGCGGATGGAGCGCGTGCGCGCCTGTTTCGGCCTGGACGGCGCGGCATGGAACGAGGAGCGGGCGCTCGACCGGTACGAACTTCTCTACGAAGCCGGGCTCGTGGAAGAAGCCGCCCGCGACCGCGGCGAGGCCGAGGCGGGCCTGAAACTCGGCGAGGCGATGGCGTCCGACCATCGCCGCATCCTCGCCACCGCCCTCTCCCGGCTGCGCGGCAAGATCAAGTACCGGCCCATCCTGTTCGAACTGACCCCGGCCGAATTCACGCTCTCCCACCTTCAGAAGCTGGCCGAAAGCGTGTCGGGCCTGACCCTGCACAAGCAGAATTTCCGCCGCGCGCTCGACCGCGGCGGCTTCGTGCAGGGCACCGGCCGGATGGAGTCCCGCACCGGCGGCCGGCCCGCCGAGCTGTATCGCCATACGCCGGCCCGCACCCAGGCCGCAGGCGCGCTGGGCCTGACGATCCCGCGGGTGAAGGAATAG
- a CDS encoding HD family hydrolase, with product MLSGRRLDLLDPSPFDVEIDDIAQGLARVARWNGQTMGDHAFSVAEHSVIVEALCAELEPDWPAKWRLAALLHDAPEYVIGDMISPFKAALGYDYKAFEARLEGAIHMRYGLPPELPAEVKKTIKRADRICAFFEATQIAGFSVEESRKFFGRPPKGLKVEITPLPAKDAQTLFLDRFETLLRRVERAART from the coding sequence ATGCTGTCTGGCCGCAGGCTCGACCTGCTCGACCCCTCCCCATTCGACGTGGAGATCGACGACATCGCCCAGGGCCTCGCCCGGGTGGCGCGCTGGAACGGTCAGACCATGGGCGATCACGCGTTCTCGGTGGCCGAGCACTCGGTGATCGTCGAAGCGCTGTGCGCCGAACTCGAACCCGACTGGCCGGCGAAATGGCGGCTCGCAGCCTTGCTGCACGACGCGCCCGAATACGTGATCGGGGACATGATCTCCCCGTTCAAGGCGGCGTTGGGCTACGACTACAAGGCGTTCGAGGCGCGGCTCGAAGGTGCGATCCACATGCGCTACGGCCTGCCGCCCGAGCTGCCCGCCGAGGTGAAGAAGACCATCAAGCGCGCCGACCGCATCTGCGCCTTCTTCGAAGCGACCCAGATCGCGGGCTTCAGCGTGGAGGAGTCGCGCAAATTCTTCGGCCGCCCGCCGAAAGGGCTTAAGGTCGAGATCACGCCCCTGCCGGCCAAGGACGCCCAGACGCTGTTCCTGGATCGGTTCGAAACCCTGCTGCGCCGCGTCGAACGCGCCGCGCGCACCTGA
- a CDS encoding universal stress protein produces the protein MNRERILVALQGAEADDAPLQAAKALANVYGADVRGLFVEPDPAAYMLWTGPGAAGASVVSSAIDAVREEADKACAEAKQRFKSAMDGPLSPGASFRRICDSPSDAAQQARLVRLLVTCPEAAAGKGSLADFTAACLVDESCPIFVPRKGALPPKKIAVAWDGSKEAARAAFAAEPFFEPGVEVSILHSPRNLDYADRAAAAPNRLANWLLARGIEAAATEVSGSGPLGEAILKAADGADLVVAGAYGQSRIAQFIFGGVTRTLLTATDGPSLLIAH, from the coding sequence ATGAACCGCGAACGAATCCTCGTCGCGCTTCAGGGCGCTGAGGCCGACGACGCGCCGCTTCAGGCCGCCAAGGCGCTGGCGAACGTCTACGGCGCGGACGTGCGCGGGCTGTTCGTCGAGCCCGACCCCGCCGCCTACATGCTCTGGACCGGGCCGGGCGCCGCCGGCGCGTCGGTGGTGAGCTCGGCGATCGACGCGGTGCGCGAGGAGGCCGACAAGGCCTGCGCGGAGGCCAAGCAGCGCTTCAAATCGGCGATGGACGGCCCGCTTTCGCCAGGCGCGAGCTTCCGGCGGATCTGCGACAGCCCCTCGGACGCCGCCCAGCAGGCGCGTCTGGTCCGGCTGCTCGTGACCTGCCCCGAAGCCGCCGCGGGCAAGGGATCGCTGGCGGACTTCACCGCGGCGTGCCTGGTCGACGAATCCTGCCCGATCTTCGTGCCGCGCAAGGGCGCGCTGCCGCCGAAGAAGATCGCCGTGGCGTGGGACGGCTCGAAGGAAGCCGCTCGCGCCGCCTTCGCCGCCGAGCCATTTTTCGAGCCGGGCGTCGAGGTCTCCATCCTGCACAGCCCGCGCAATCTCGATTACGCCGACCGTGCGGCGGCCGCGCCGAACCGGCTGGCGAACTGGCTGCTCGCGCGCGGGATCGAAGCGGCGGCGACCGAAGTTTCAGGGTCCGGCCCGCTGGGCGAGGCGATCCTGAAGGCTGCGGACGGCGCCGACCTCGTCGTCGCGGGCGCTTACGGACAATCGCGCATCGCCCAGTTCATCTTCGGCGGGGTGACCCGGACGCTGCTGACCGCCACGGACGGCCCGTCCTTGCTCATCGCGCACTGA
- the queA gene encoding tRNA preQ1(34) S-adenosylmethionine ribosyltransferase-isomerase QueA, with the protein MKLSDFDFDLPEELIALRPARPRDSARLLHVNGVRIEDRGVLDLPDLLQPGDLMVFNDTRVIPAALKGVRPPREHGGGGAVEVEINLHKRDSEAVWRAFARPAKRLKEGDRLYFDGGLSAEVGEKREGGEIVLRFDRSGVELDAAIVAAGAPPLPPYIASKRAFDAADREDYQTIYADPEKSGSVAAPTAGLHFTERLFDALEARGVKKTHVTLHVGAGTFLPVKTENVADHQMHAEWYEVSAEAAALINATRAAGGRIVSVGTTSLRTLESAAEPDGTVRAESRETDIFITPGYRFRAVDALMTNFHLPKSTLFMLVCALAGFEEMHAAYAHAVAERYRFFSYGDSSLLWAKR; encoded by the coding sequence ATGAAGCTCAGCGATTTCGATTTCGACCTGCCTGAAGAACTGATCGCCCTGAGGCCCGCCCGGCCGCGCGATTCTGCGCGCCTGCTGCATGTGAACGGCGTGCGCATCGAGGACCGGGGCGTTCTGGATCTGCCTGATCTGCTGCAGCCCGGCGACCTCATGGTGTTCAACGACACCCGCGTGATCCCCGCCGCCCTGAAAGGCGTCCGGCCGCCGCGCGAGCACGGCGGGGGCGGGGCGGTCGAGGTGGAGATCAATCTTCACAAGCGAGACTCCGAAGCGGTCTGGCGCGCCTTCGCCCGCCCGGCCAAGCGCCTGAAAGAAGGCGACCGGCTCTATTTCGACGGCGGGCTGAGCGCAGAGGTCGGCGAGAAGCGCGAGGGCGGCGAGATCGTGCTGCGCTTCGACCGCTCCGGCGTGGAGCTCGATGCGGCCATCGTGGCCGCGGGCGCGCCGCCGCTACCCCCGTATATCGCCTCAAAGCGCGCCTTCGACGCGGCCGACCGCGAGGACTACCAGACGATCTACGCCGACCCGGAGAAATCGGGCTCCGTCGCCGCGCCGACCGCCGGGCTTCACTTCACCGAGCGGCTGTTCGACGCCCTTGAGGCGCGCGGGGTGAAGAAGACCCATGTCACGCTTCATGTCGGCGCGGGCACCTTCCTGCCGGTGAAGACCGAAAACGTCGCCGACCACCAGATGCACGCCGAGTGGTACGAGGTGAGCGCCGAGGCCGCCGCGCTGATCAACGCCACACGCGCCGCGGGCGGGCGGATCGTGTCTGTGGGCACGACCTCTCTGAGGACGCTTGAAAGCGCCGCCGAGCCTGACGGGACGGTGCGGGCGGAGAGCCGGGAGACCGACATCTTCATCACGCCGGGCTATCGGTTCCGCGCCGTCGACGCGCTGATGACCAATTTCCACCTGCCCAAATCGACGCTGTTCATGCTGGTCTGCGCGCTGGCGGGGTTCGAGGAGATGCACGCCGCCTACGCCCATGCGGTGGCCGAGCGCTACCGCTTCTTCTCCTACGGGGACTCCAGCCTGCTCTGGGCCAAGCGGTGA
- a CDS encoding DUF3126 family protein: protein MAAPVFTRDEAGKVEAFLRGKLNPELRVQLRQRADECAEIYIGAECLGVVSKNVEEGETSYSFEITILDIDLEG, encoded by the coding sequence GTGGCCGCACCTGTGTTCACTCGCGACGAAGCCGGCAAGGTCGAAGCCTTCCTGCGCGGTAAGCTCAACCCCGAACTGAGGGTGCAGCTGCGCCAGCGCGCCGACGAGTGCGCGGAAATCTATATCGGCGCCGAATGCCTCGGCGTGGTCTCGAAAAACGTCGAGGAGGGCGAGACCTCCTATTCGTTCGAGATCACCATTCTCGACATCGACCTCGAGGGCTGA
- a CDS encoding ATP-binding cassette domain-containing protein: protein MAAAPLLRVEALAKTFPGGAEAVRGVSFEAAAGELVALVGESGCGKTTTLKCINRLLEPSAGRIEIGGQDVCSLDPVALRRTIGWVMQGDGLFPHLSVAKNIAVVPELLGWENDRIDARVREMLDLVRLDPDAYAHRKPDQLSGGQRQRVGLARALAGGAHLMLMDEPFGALDPLTRDGLRTDVRDLQSELGFAAVMVTHGMAEALLTADRIAVMHDGEVLQYDTPEALLQSPADERVARMLQAPLREAEKVDALKQAARGGHA from the coding sequence ATGGCGGCGGCGCCGCTGCTCCGGGTCGAGGCGCTCGCCAAGACGTTTCCGGGCGGCGCCGAGGCGGTGCGCGGGGTGAGCTTCGAGGCCGCCGCAGGCGAACTCGTCGCCCTGGTCGGCGAATCGGGCTGCGGCAAGACCACCACGCTGAAATGCATCAACCGCCTGCTCGAACCCAGCGCCGGCCGGATCGAGATCGGCGGACAGGACGTCTGCAGTCTCGATCCGGTCGCGCTCAGGCGCACGATCGGCTGGGTGATGCAGGGCGACGGCCTGTTTCCCCATCTGAGCGTGGCGAAGAACATCGCGGTCGTCCCTGAGCTTCTGGGCTGGGAGAATGACCGCATCGACGCCCGCGTGCGCGAGATGCTCGACCTCGTCCGGCTCGATCCGGACGCCTACGCTCACCGCAAGCCGGACCAGCTTTCCGGCGGCCAGCGCCAGCGGGTCGGGCTCGCCCGTGCGCTCGCGGGCGGCGCCCATCTCATGCTCATGGACGAGCCGTTCGGCGCGCTCGACCCGCTGACCCGCGACGGGCTGCGCACCGACGTGCGGGACCTTCAGTCCGAACTCGGCTTCGCAGCCGTCATGGTCACCCACGGCATGGCCGAAGCGCTGCTCACCGCGGACCGTATCGCGGTGATGCATGACGGCGAGGTTCTGCAATACGACACGCCTGAAGCGCTGCTGCAGTCGCCCGCCGACGAGCGGGTCGCGCGCATGCTGCAGGCGCCGCTGCGCGAGGCTGAAAAGGTCGATGCGCTGAAACAGGCCGCGCGAGGCGGGCATGCTTGA
- a CDS encoding ABC transporter permease/substrate-binding protein yields MLEDLPDLIERLPAFLGGHIRLSLAAILTALAISVPLGVFAARRPAVAGPALGAASVLQTIPGLALLALMVPLLGGMIGFLPAYLALMLYGVLPMLRNTIVGLQGVDPVVREAARGIGMSETQSLFRVELPLAAPTIIAGVRTASVWVIGAATLATPVGATSLGNYIFSGLQTRTWAAVVFGCICSAGLAVLLDQLIRAMEAGARSGRARGAIAAGLAMVIVPAAAILGAEYASSGRGFEAERGLQGSGFGERPVIVGAKSFTEQYVLAELIEDRLQAAGATVRRRDNLGSTVAFDALVSGEIDVYVDYTGTLWSNAMGEDAPIGRHRMNAAVTAWLYETHGIVSLGRLGFENAYAFAVARPLAEAEGLETIGDLTGVENLSIGADPEFFSRPEWDRVRALYGVEGAEERGMDSTFMYSAARDGQVDAVTAYTTDGRILAYDLVLLDDPQGALPPYDAVILLSADAAERPAIAEALAPLIGQIDAALMRAANAVVEVDREPVGAAADFLGSALADEDDQR; encoded by the coding sequence ATGCTTGAAGACCTGCCCGACCTGATCGAACGCCTGCCCGCCTTTCTGGGCGGGCATATCCGGCTCTCGCTCGCGGCGATCCTCACCGCGCTGGCGATCTCTGTGCCGCTGGGCGTGTTCGCCGCACGCCGGCCTGCGGTCGCGGGGCCGGCGCTGGGTGCGGCGAGCGTACTCCAGACCATTCCAGGCCTGGCGCTTCTGGCGCTGATGGTGCCGCTTCTGGGCGGGATGATCGGGTTTCTTCCCGCCTATCTGGCGCTGATGCTGTACGGCGTTCTGCCGATGCTGCGAAACACGATTGTCGGGCTTCAGGGCGTCGACCCGGTGGTGCGCGAAGCCGCGCGCGGGATCGGGATGAGCGAAACCCAGAGCCTGTTCCGCGTCGAGCTGCCGCTGGCCGCGCCCACCATCATCGCCGGGGTGAGGACCGCCAGCGTCTGGGTGATCGGCGCGGCGACGCTCGCAACCCCGGTGGGGGCGACGAGTCTCGGCAACTACATCTTCTCGGGGCTTCAGACCCGGACTTGGGCGGCGGTGGTGTTCGGCTGCATCTGCTCGGCCGGGCTCGCCGTCCTGCTCGACCAGCTGATCCGTGCGATGGAGGCCGGCGCGCGGTCGGGCCGGGCGAGAGGCGCGATCGCGGCCGGGCTCGCCATGGTGATCGTCCCGGCCGCCGCGATCCTCGGCGCGGAGTACGCCAGCTCGGGTCGCGGCTTCGAGGCCGAGCGCGGGCTGCAGGGATCGGGCTTCGGCGAGCGGCCCGTGATCGTCGGCGCCAAAAGCTTCACTGAACAATACGTGCTCGCCGAGCTGATCGAGGACCGGCTGCAGGCGGCCGGCGCGACGGTTCGCAGGCGCGACAATCTGGGTTCGACGGTGGCGTTCGACGCACTGGTGTCCGGCGAGATCGACGTCTACGTGGATTACACCGGCACGCTCTGGTCCAACGCGATGGGCGAGGACGCCCCGATCGGGCGGCACCGGATGAACGCGGCGGTCACCGCCTGGCTCTACGAGACCCACGGGATCGTCAGCCTGGGGCGGCTCGGCTTTGAAAACGCTTATGCTTTTGCAGTCGCTCGCCCGCTGGCCGAGGCTGAAGGGCTCGAAACGATCGGCGACCTCACCGGAGTCGAGAACCTGTCGATCGGCGCGGACCCTGAATTCTTCTCCCGTCCCGAATGGGATCGGGTGAGAGCGCTCTACGGCGTGGAGGGGGCGGAGGAGCGGGGCATGGATTCCACCTTCATGTATTCCGCCGCGCGCGACGGTCAGGTGGACGCGGTCACCGCCTACACCACCGACGGGCGGATCCTCGCCTACGACCTGGTGCTGCTCGACGACCCTCAGGGCGCGCTGCCGCCCTATGACGCGGTGATCCTGCTCTCTGCGGACGCCGCTGAGCGCCCCGCGATCGCCGAGGCGCTGGCGCCCTTGATCGGCCAGATCGACGCCGCGCTGATGCGCGCTGCGAACGCCGTGGTCGAGGTTGACCGCGAGCCGGTCGGCGCCGCGGCGGATTTCCTCGGTTCAGCGCTCGCAGACGAAGACGATCAGCGGTAG
- a CDS encoding PAS domain-containing protein: MPRRAGRGEDDTALKHPNTRTLQAYWDARRRGEPAPARADIAPQDLGGLLSNLFLLRRMDRDHHVFRIAGTGLCALHKREFRDQNFLSLWAGHDRVHMTALLEGALAAPGPARAMVDAVALDGRSCQVELSLFPLRGPEGWLDRALGLYQPIDAAALRGRPVMRHRLNQIFPAGAPAPSVSLFGRTEAGARTLAANDV; encoded by the coding sequence GTGCCGCGACGCGCCGGACGAGGAGAGGACGACACCGCTTTGAAACATCCCAACACCCGCACGCTGCAGGCTTACTGGGACGCGCGCCGCCGCGGCGAGCCCGCCCCGGCGCGCGCCGACATCGCCCCGCAGGATCTGGGCGGGCTTTTATCCAACCTGTTCCTGCTTCGCCGCATGGATCGGGATCATCACGTCTTCCGTATCGCGGGCACGGGGCTGTGCGCGCTGCACAAGCGCGAGTTCCGCGATCAGAACTTCCTGTCGCTCTGGGCCGGTCACGACCGGGTCCACATGACCGCGCTTCTGGAAGGCGCGCTGGCCGCGCCCGGCCCGGCGCGCGCCATGGTGGACGCGGTCGCGCTGGACGGACGGTCCTGCCAGGTGGAGCTGAGCCTGTTTCCACTGCGCGGGCCTGAAGGCTGGCTCGACCGGGCGCTGGGGCTCTACCAGCCGATCGACGCGGCTGCGCTCAGGGGCCGTCCCGTGATGCGCCACCGGCTGAACCAGATCTTCCCCGCCGGCGCGCCCGCGCCCAGCGTCAGCCTGTTCGGCCGCACCGAAGCCGGAGCGCGGACGCTGGCGGCGAACGACGTCTGA
- a CDS encoding PilZ domain-containing protein — protein sequence MNSLSDFRARLDRRKIKIAARGAQERRRHRRVHLSLPGRGLAASTGEFGCTLIDVSPGGARIHTRTPPRRGERVVLLFDGLGRLEGEVVRAGQTGFAVRLTGSQRKRDRLADAITWRFNMERLGLTEDRHAPRKPGRGRAKIRLRDGVVIQADVIDVSITGAAFACLERPRIGEPVRVGDMSGRVARWLENGFAVSFDPPNERTA from the coding sequence ATGAACAGCCTTTCGGACTTCAGGGCCCGGCTCGACCGGCGCAAGATCAAGATCGCCGCGCGCGGCGCGCAGGAGCGCCGCCGGCATCGGCGCGTGCATCTGTCCCTGCCCGGCCGTGGGCTGGCCGCGAGCACCGGCGAGTTCGGCTGCACCCTGATCGACGTCTCCCCCGGCGGCGCGCGCATCCACACCAGGACCCCGCCCAGGCGCGGCGAGCGCGTCGTCCTCCTGTTCGACGGGCTCGGGCGGCTCGAAGGCGAAGTCGTCCGCGCCGGACAGACCGGCTTTGCGGTGCGGCTGACCGGTTCGCAGCGCAAGCGCGACCGGCTCGCCGACGCCATCACCTGGCGTTTCAACATGGAACGTCTCGGTCTGACCGAAGACCGGCATGCGCCGAGAAAGCCGGGCCGGGGCCGGGCGAAGATCCGCCTGCGCGACGGCGTGGTGATCCAGGCCGACGTCATCGACGTCTCCATCACCGGCGCCGCTTTCGCCTGCCTGGAACGGCCGCGGATCGGCGAGCCGGTGCGCGTGGGCGACATGTCCGGCCGCGTGGCGCGCTGGCTTGAGAACGGCTTCGCGGTCTCCTTCGACCCTCCGAATGAACGCACCGCCTGA
- a CDS encoding DUF4339 domain-containing protein gives MPRDDGITMSWFVKVEGRVYGPYTGAQMRAFVGEGRIAPHSSVSEHRDQGFRPASEISQLKSWLDENRRAPGERRPAPSDARTANFLVVADLHADSRGAFDAALHEFGEVEQITAGVFILRCAASAAHLRNELSHLLARDDKLLVVDASRDRSAWFNLGRDADQRIRELWGRRD, from the coding sequence ATGCCGCGCGATGACGGAATCACCATGTCCTGGTTTGTGAAAGTCGAAGGCCGTGTCTACGGCCCGTATACCGGCGCGCAGATGCGCGCCTTCGTCGGAGAAGGGCGCATCGCGCCACATTCGTCGGTGTCAGAACACCGCGATCAGGGATTCCGGCCCGCCTCCGAGATCAGCCAGCTGAAATCCTGGCTCGATGAAAACCGGCGCGCCCCCGGCGAACGTCGCCCTGCGCCGTCCGACGCGCGTACGGCGAACTTCCTCGTCGTGGCCGATCTCCACGCCGACAGCCGCGGGGCGTTCGATGCCGCGCTGCACGAGTTCGGCGAGGTCGAGCAGATCACCGCAGGCGTGTTCATCCTGCGCTGCGCAGCCAGCGCGGCCCATCTCAGGAACGAGCTGAGCCATCTTCTGGCGCGTGACGACAAGCTGCTCGTCGTGGACGCCTCGCGCGACCGCTCGGCCTGGTTTAATCTGGGCCGCGACGCCGACCAGCGCATTCGCGAGCTGTGGGGGCGGCGCGACTAG